In a genomic window of Comamonadaceae bacterium OTU4NAUVB1:
- a CDS encoding DUF2059 domain-containing protein has product MKNIKLAVLTVALAASSVVMAQDKSALVKQLLDVQRPSVEGMARILVNDSVQPIVQAGGEYLQTRVEPEKREALGKAAETEIQKYVQDAFPIVRDKAVQLAPSTVGPLLEQNFSEEELRQLVAWLSSPLSKKFSDINPQLGAALTQKLVADVRPTIDPKLQALNVSVAKALGAPTDGQAAAPAAKAPAKATAPAKK; this is encoded by the coding sequence GTGAAAAACATCAAGCTTGCGGTCCTGACGGTCGCACTGGCAGCCAGTTCGGTCGTGATGGCGCAAGACAAGTCGGCGCTCGTCAAACAGCTGCTCGACGTCCAGCGCCCTTCCGTCGAAGGCATGGCGCGCATCCTCGTGAACGATTCCGTGCAACCCATCGTCCAGGCTGGTGGCGAGTACCTGCAGACGCGCGTGGAACCCGAGAAGCGCGAGGCGCTGGGCAAGGCGGCGGAAACGGAGATCCAGAAGTATGTGCAGGATGCGTTTCCGATCGTGCGCGACAAGGCGGTGCAACTCGCCCCCAGCACCGTCGGCCCCTTGCTGGAACAGAATTTCAGCGAAGAGGAACTGCGCCAGCTCGTCGCGTGGCTGAGCTCGCCCCTGAGCAAGAAGTTCTCCGACATCAACCCGCAACTCGGCGCGGCGCTGACGCAGAAGCTGGTCGCCGACGTGCGCCCGACCATCGACCCCAAGCTGCAGGCCCTCAACGTCAGCGTCGCCAAGGCACTGGGCGCACCGACCGACGGCCAGGCCGCCGCGCCGGCCGCCAAGGCTCCGGCCAAGGCCACGGCTCCCGCCAAGAAGTGA
- the gyrA gene encoding DNA gyrase subunit A yields the protein MTSFAKETLPISLEEEMRRSYLDYAMSVIVGRALPDARDGLKPVHRRVLYAMHELNNDWNRPYKKSARIVGDVIGKYHPHGDQSVYDTIVRLAQNFSMRHMLVDGQGNFGSVDGDMAAAMRYTEIRLSKIAHEMLGDIDKETVDFQDNYDGSEKEPVVLPSRLPNLLVNGAGGIAVGMATNIPPHNLNEVVDACMHLLRHPDASVDDLMEFVPAPDFPTAGIIYGINGIKDGYRTGRGKVVMRARCHFEDIDRGQRQAIIVDELPYQVNKKTLQERMAELVHEKKIEGISHIQDESDKSGMRLVIELKRGEVPEVVLNNLYKQTQLQDTFGMNMVALIDGQPRLCNLKDLIEVFLQHRREVVTRRTVFTLRKARERGHVLEGLAVALANIDDFIAIIRNAPTPPVAKAELMSRSWDSPLVREMLTRARADGGVINADDYRPDGLEAVFGMGSDGLYRLSETQAQEILQMRLQRLTGLEQDKIVAEYREVMAEIDDLLDILARPERVSVIIGDELGTIRQEFGQTKLGARRSQVEHSAYDLSTEDLITPTDMVVTLSHTGYIKSQPLGEYRAQKRGGRGKQATATKEDDWVDQLFIANTHHYILCFSNRGRLYWLKVWEVPAGSRGSRGRPIVNMFPLQEGEKINVVLALTGEKRTFPADQYVFMATSMGTVKKTALNEFSNPRKAGIIAVDLDPGDYLVGAALTDGKHDVMLFSDGGKAVRFDENDVRPMGRNARGVRGMTLEDGQGVIAMLVAEDEQQSVLTATQNGYGKRTGITEYTRHGRGTKGMIAIQQSERNGKVVAATLVHADDEIMLITDKGVLVRTRVAEIRELGRATQGVTLIGLDEGAKLSGLQRIVENDANVDTSEDGEDDIGLDGTSSSSTENPQ from the coding sequence ATGACCTCGTTCGCCAAAGAAACTCTCCCCATCAGCCTAGAGGAGGAGATGCGCCGCAGCTACCTCGATTACGCCATGAGCGTGATCGTCGGTCGAGCCCTCCCGGATGCCCGGGACGGACTCAAGCCGGTGCATCGGCGCGTGCTGTACGCCATGCACGAGCTCAACAACGACTGGAACCGCCCCTACAAGAAGTCGGCCCGCATCGTGGGCGACGTGATCGGCAAATACCACCCGCATGGCGACCAGTCGGTCTACGACACGATCGTGCGTCTTGCGCAAAACTTCTCGATGCGCCACATGCTGGTGGATGGTCAGGGCAATTTCGGTTCGGTCGATGGCGACATGGCCGCAGCGATGCGCTATACGGAAATTCGCCTTTCCAAGATCGCGCATGAAATGCTCGGCGACATCGACAAGGAGACCGTCGATTTCCAAGACAATTACGACGGTTCGGAAAAAGAGCCGGTCGTATTGCCCAGTCGGCTCCCCAACCTGCTGGTCAATGGCGCCGGCGGAATTGCGGTGGGCATGGCCACCAACATTCCGCCCCACAATCTCAATGAGGTGGTGGATGCGTGCATGCACCTGCTGCGCCATCCCGATGCGAGCGTCGACGACCTCATGGAATTCGTGCCGGCGCCGGACTTTCCGACGGCCGGGATCATCTACGGCATCAATGGCATCAAGGACGGCTACCGCACGGGACGCGGCAAGGTCGTGATGCGGGCGCGCTGCCACTTCGAGGACATCGATCGCGGGCAGCGCCAGGCGATCATCGTCGACGAGCTGCCCTACCAGGTCAACAAGAAGACGTTGCAGGAACGCATGGCGGAGTTGGTGCACGAGAAGAAGATCGAGGGCATCAGCCACATCCAGGACGAGTCGGACAAGTCCGGCATGCGTCTGGTGATCGAACTCAAGCGCGGCGAAGTGCCCGAGGTGGTGCTCAACAACCTCTACAAGCAGACACAGCTCCAGGACACGTTCGGCATGAACATGGTGGCGCTGATCGATGGCCAGCCGCGCCTGTGCAACCTCAAGGATCTGATCGAGGTCTTCCTGCAGCATCGCCGCGAAGTGGTCACGCGCCGTACCGTCTTCACGTTGCGCAAGGCGCGCGAACGCGGCCACGTCCTCGAAGGCCTGGCGGTCGCGTTGGCCAACATCGACGACTTCATCGCCATCATCCGCAACGCGCCTACCCCGCCCGTGGCGAAGGCCGAGCTCATGAGCCGATCGTGGGACAGTCCCCTGGTGCGCGAGATGCTTACCCGGGCACGCGCCGACGGCGGCGTGATCAACGCCGACGACTACCGACCCGACGGCCTGGAAGCGGTCTTCGGGATGGGATCGGACGGCCTCTATCGCCTGTCGGAGACGCAGGCGCAGGAAATCCTGCAGATGCGCCTGCAGCGCCTGACGGGGCTCGAACAGGACAAGATCGTTGCCGAGTACCGCGAGGTGATGGCCGAGATCGACGACCTGCTCGACATCCTGGCGCGACCGGAGCGCGTGTCGGTGATCATCGGCGACGAGCTGGGCACGATCCGCCAGGAGTTCGGCCAGACCAAGCTCGGCGCGCGCCGCAGCCAGGTCGAACACAGCGCCTATGACCTGTCCACGGAGGACCTCATCACGCCGACCGACATGGTCGTGACGCTGTCCCACACCGGCTATATAAAGAGTCAGCCCCTGGGGGAATACCGGGCGCAGAAGCGCGGTGGTCGCGGCAAGCAGGCCACGGCGACGAAAGAGGACGACTGGGTCGACCAGCTCTTCATCGCCAACACGCACCACTACATCCTGTGCTTCTCCAACCGAGGCCGGCTCTACTGGCTCAAGGTCTGGGAGGTGCCGGCCGGTTCACGCGGTTCGCGCGGGCGGCCCATCGTCAACATGTTCCCGCTCCAGGAGGGTGAGAAGATCAACGTCGTGCTGGCCTTGACCGGTGAGAAGCGCACCTTCCCGGCCGACCAGTACGTCTTCATGGCGACCTCGATGGGCACGGTGAAGAAGACCGCGCTCAATGAATTCAGCAACCCGCGCAAGGCCGGCATCATCGCCGTGGACCTCGACCCCGGCGACTACCTCGTGGGCGCCGCGCTGACCGACGGCAAGCACGACGTGATGCTGTTCTCCGATGGCGGCAAGGCGGTGCGTTTCGACGAGAACGACGTGCGTCCCATGGGCCGCAACGCCCGGGGCGTGCGGGGCATGACGCTGGAGGACGGCCAGGGCGTGATCGCCATGCTGGTGGCCGAGGACGAGCAGCAGAGCGTGCTCACCGCCACCCAGAACGGCTATGGCAAGCGCACCGGCATCACCGAATACACCCGCCATGGCCGGGGAACCAAAGGCATGATCGCCATTCAACAGAGCGAGCGCAACGGCAAGGTGGTTGCGGCCACGCTGGTGCACGCCGACGACGAGATCATGCTCATCACGGACAAGGGCGTCCTGGTGCGCACCCGGGTCGCGGAGATCCGCGAACTCGGCCGGGCCACCCAGGGCGTCACGCTCATCGGCCTCGACGAGGGCGCCAAGCTCAGCGGCCTTCAGCGCATCGTCGAGAACGACGCCAATGTCGACACGTCCGAGGACGGCGAAGACGACATCGGCCTCGACGGCACTTCCTCATCTTCAACGGAGAATCCTCAGTGA